A region from the Xenopus laevis strain J_2021 chromosome 4S, Xenopus_laevis_v10.1, whole genome shotgun sequence genome encodes:
- the LOC108714977 gene encoding uricase: MAQYHGRLSKDSDVEFAHTGYGKNAVKVLQIKRSGKQHFIKEIEASVQLTLKSKRDYLEGDNSDIIPTDTIKNTIYALTKLKGIKTIEEFSMEISRHFLTSFNHVTNVKVFIEEAPWRHMEKNGMSHVHAFIYSPEGVHFCELHQKQGGQPVIYSGIKELRILKTTQSGFEGFTKDRFTTLPEVKDRCFSTIVNCKWKYGTNKAVDYDAVWKTIVETILDTFAGPYDKGEYSPSVQKTLYDIQVLSLQKIPEIEEIEIILPNKHYFTIDMSKMGLTNQDEVFMPADIPYGNIAGTLRRKPSSKL; this comes from the exons GATTCAGATGTTGAATTTGCTCACACAGGCTATGGCAAAAATGCAGTTAAAGTCCTTCAGATCAAGAGGAGTGGaaagcaacattttattaaagaaatagaaGCCTCTGTTCAACTTACCTTAAAGTCCAAGAGGGATTATTTAGAGGGAGATAATTCTGACATCATTCCTACAGATACAATTAAAAATACCATCTATGCCTTGACAAAACTCAAAGGG ATTAAAACAATAGAAGAATTTTCCATGGAGATATCAAGACATTTTCTCACCTCCTTTAACCATGTTACTAATGTGAAAGTTTTTATTGAGGAAGCCCCATGGAGGCATATGGAAAAG AATGGAATGAGCCATGtgcatgcatttatttattcacCTGAAGGGGTTCACTTCTGTGAGCTGCATCAAAAACAGGGAG GTCAACCGGTCATTTACTCTGGCATCAAAGAACTAAGAATTCTGAAAACCACGCAATCTGGATTCGAAGGTTTCACAAAAGACCGTTTTACTACACTTCCTGAAGTGAAAGATCGTTGCTTTTCAACCATTGTCAACTGCAAATGGAAATACGGCACCAATAAAGCAGTTGATTACGATGCAGTTTG gaaaactatagtGGAAACCATACTTGATACATTTGCTGGTCCTTATGACAAAGGAGAATATTCTCCATCTGTGCAGAAGACCCTCTATGACATCCAGGTGCTGAGCCTACAGAAAATTCCTGAG ATTGAAGAAATTGAAATTATCCTTCCAAACAAACATTATTTTACCATCGACATGAGCAAAATGGGCTTGACCAACCAGGATGAG GTCTTCATGCCTGCTGACATTCCTTACGGAAATATTGCTGGGACTTTAAGACGGAAACCATCTTCAAAACTGTAA